The Natribaculum luteum genome contains the following window.
CGATTTCACGCTCTTCGACACTCGCGATGAAGAGAGCTACAACGACTGGCGAATCAACGAAGCGGTCAACGTCGAGTACTCCGGTTCCGACGACGAACTGGTCGGCGACTTCGACCAGTATCGAGAGGAACTCGACGAGGACGACGAGATCGTAACGATCTGTGCGACCGGCCGTTCTGCAGGCATGTTCGCCGAGTACCTCGAGGATGAGGGATTCGAGAACGTCGAGACGGTCGACGGCGGGATGGAATCCTGGAGTCTCGCCTACGACGTGGTCCCGATCGCGACGAAAAACGACGACGTCGTCATTCTGCAGCTCCAGCGGCGTGCCAAAGGTTGTCTCGGCTACCTCATTGGTTCGAAACGCGCCGGCAAGGCCGCCCTCGTCGACGTCACCCGTGCGACCGACGTCTTCCTCGACGCGGCGTCCGAGTACGGCCTCGACGTCGTCCGCGTCCTCGACACGCACATCCACGCCGACCACATCTCTCGTGGGCGTGAACTCGCCGACGACCTCGGCGTCCCGTACCACCTCGGCCAGCCCGCCGAGACCCGCGACCCCGACGTCGAGTTCGACGGTCTCGAGCCCAACGAGACGGTCTCGGTCGGCCCGATCGACATCAAGGCCGTCCACACGCCGGGCCACACCACCGGCATGACCAGCTACCTCGTCGACGACGAGGCGCTCCTGACCGGCGACACGCTCTTCGTCGAATCGATCGGTCGGACGGAGCTCCAGTTCGCCGGTGAGGACGCCAAATCCGGCGCACGCGTCCAGTACGAGACGCTCCACCACAAGATCCTGACGATGCCCGACGACGTGAAGGTCCTCCCCGGACACTTCTCGCTCACCGACGACGGCGAGTACATCGACGTCACGCCCGGCCTGCCCATGTTCGGAACTGTCGGCGACATCCGCACGGGCAACGAGATCCTCAACCTCGACGAGGAGGAGTTCGTCGAGCACATGTTCGACAACCTCCCGTCGAAGCCGCCGAACTACGAGACCGTCATCGCGACGAACCTCGGCGAGTACGAGCCCGAAGACGAAGACGAAGAGAGCGAACTCGAGCTCGGCCCGAACCGGTGTGCGGCGACCGAGGACAGCGTCGTCGCCGACGACTGACGAACGCGATCGACTTCCAAGCGACCTGTCGTTTACGACACGAAAATGATAATTACGCCACTACTAGACTCTGACAGCCACGCGACCACCTCGAGAGCCCTCTCCACGACGTCCACGTCGGACGGTGTTCGCCGATGATAGACGTCGCATCGCTCTCCCCCACGGCCCAGGCGGCGGTCCTCGTGGGTGCCGTCCTGCTCGAGGCGATCGTCCTCTACGTGGGGTACGGCGCGATCTCGAGTGCCGTGACGAAACCGCTGATCGACGCAATCCAGAACGCCTGACACATGGAAATACTTGGAATCGCACTAACCACGTTGGTCCTGTTCGTCGGCTTCGGCCTGATGGTCGGCGTGCTGTTTGGCTTCTTCGGGATGGGGGGATCGTTCCTCGTGACGCCCGCGTTGCTGGTCATGGGGTATCCCGCCAGCGTCGCGGTCGGGAGCGGGATGGCGTTCGTCTTCGGGACGGCCGTCATCGCGACGCTGAAACACCACGACCTCGGCCAGGTCGACTACAAACTCGGCGGCCTGATGATCGTCGGCACTACTGCCGGCATCGAGGTCGGCAAGGAGATGGTTCTCCACCTCGAGTCGATCGGGCTGGCGTCGGGCGTCATCGGCGTCACCTACGTGCTGTTGCTCGGTGGTGTCGGTGTCTTCGTCACCTACAACGCCCTCAAGAGTGACGGCAGCGACGACAGCGACGGTGGCCACCACGAGGCCGCCGACCAGGAGATCGACCCCGACGCGATCCCCGACATCGCAAAGAAAATCCAGTCGTACCACGTCCCGCCGATGATGACCATCCGCGGGGGCATCCAGGTCTCGCTGTGGATGGTGCTCGCAGTTGCGTTCGCGACCGGGCTGCTATCGGGCTTCCTCGGCGTCGGTGGCGGCTTCATCCGGATGCCCGCGATGTTCTACCTCATCGGGGTGCCGGTGCCGATCGCCGTCGGGACCGACCTGTTCGAGATCGTCTTCTCCGGCGGCCTGGGCTCGTTCCTCTACGCCCAGGGCGGCGGCGTCGACCTCTCGATCGTCGCGCCCCTGCTCGCTGGCAGCGCGCTGGGTGCCCGTGTCGGCTCGGCCGCGACCGGCATCGTCGACGAAGGCGAGATCAAGGTCTACTTCGGCCTGATGCTGCTCGGTGGCTCCGTCGCGGTCGCCTTCCGCCAGATCGGCGACTACATCGGGATGGACATCCTGAACACGGTCAGCTTCGCGCTGATCCTCCTGTCGGCGTTCCTCGTCAGCGGCGCCGTCATCTACTCGAGTGTCGTCGCCCTCCGCCAGGAGCCCGAAACGACCGCGGTCGCCGCAGACTAGACGAGCCGTTCTCGCCGGTTCGCTAACCGGCGTATTTCCGTCGACGGTGTGCAGGCGAGGCAGTGCTGGTAGTCGAACTACTATTTCTCACACGCTCTCATAACGATAGCTGTGAGTCTGTCCCGCTGCAACCGCGAACGTCTTGCGGTTGCGTCGGTAACCAGTCACAGCCATCAGTATCAGACCAGACGTGGAGCTCTCTGTCGTCGACCGTTCTCCAGTCCACGGCGACGGCACTCCGACCGACGCCTACACGAACGCCGTCGAAACTGTACGGCAGGTCGGACAGCTCGGTTTCGATCCGGCTCGGTTCTGGCGCGGAGTTACTCGCCGACGGCGACGGACAATCAACTCAATGATGAGAAATCATTCTAGAAATGGCTACGGTAACTATACGCGTTCTATACGCGCCGTGACAGGTACCGCCGAAGCCAGACATATTTATCGGTCTCGTCGGCTGGACCGGTGGCGTGCGCCTCGAAAAGGGCAACATTTATACCTTCCCGCGTTGTCCGATTGACTTAGCTGATCGTGGCTGCCGTCTCGTTTTCTCGCCGGGTCGATTAGCTCATCGTATCTCTTTGAGGATCAAACCAGAACCGTTAGTGGTGCGAGACGGCTAATATTCAGTGTATGAGTCATTACACGAGCCTCGGCACCGCGAGCCTCGAGTTACTCTCTGAGGTGGGGGGGTATGGCATGCTCGGTGCCGAACTCGCGAGCCGACTGCAATTCGGGTGGACGATCACGATACACATCCTCTTTGCGTCCCTGTCGGTCGGTCTCGCACCGTTTATCGTGTACCTGACCTGGAAGGACGTCCGCACGGGCGAGCAGCGGTACGCTCGCCTCCGTGACTTCTGGGTGAAGGTGTTCGCGATCGGCTTCGTCATGGGGACGGTAACTGGTATCCCGATGAGCTTCCAGTTCGGCACGAACTTTCCGATCTTCTCGGAGGTCGCCGGAGAGTTGATCGGTGGCCCGCTGGCGTTCGAGGCCAAGATGGCGTTCTTCCTCGAGGCGGTCTTCCTCGGCATCTTGCTGTTCGGCCGCGAGCGCGTCAGCGACCGCACGTACGTCCTCTCGTCGGTGCTGGTCGGCGTCGGTGCGTGGCTGTCGGCGTTCTGGATTCTCGTCGTGAACGCGTGGATGCAGACACCGCAGGGATTCGAACTCGTCGAACGAAACGGGATGACGATCGCCCAGCTCACGGACCCCGTCGCTGCGTTTCTGACCCCGCGGCTCCCGTGGATGTACGTCCACATGCAGAACGCCGCGATCATCTCGGTTACCCTGCTCGTCGGCGGTATCGCCGCGTACTTCGTCTGGACGAAACGCGACTCGGAGACGTGGGGGACGGCGCTCCGGATCGCCGTCGTGATGTTGCTGCTGACTGCGCCCCTGCAGGCCCTTCACGGTGACGCCTACGGCCGCCACGTCGAGGACACGCAGCCACAGAAGTTCGCGGCGATGGAGGCCCACTACGAGACCGGACAGGCCGACCTCCACCTCATCGCGATTCCGACCAGTCTCGACGCGTTGAACGATCCGCGCGCGGAGAACCTCTGGACGCTCAGCATTCCGGGTCTCGGCTCGTTCCTCGCCAGCGGCGGTGATTTCGACGCCGAAGTGCTCGGGTTGAACGAGTACGAGTCGTCGCCGCCGGTGGCGCTCGTCTTCTGGTCGTTCCGGTTCATGGTCGGCCTGGGCTTTTGGTTCATCGCCCTCGGTCTCTGGGGTGGTTACCTCACGTGGAAGGGCCGGTTGACCGAAAGCGATCGCTATCTGCAGGCGATGATGCTATCGACGCCGCTCGGGTTCATGGCGATGCTGACCGGCTGGTACGTCACCGAGATCGGCCGCCAACCGTGGGTGATCCAGGACGTGCTACGGACGAGCGAGGCCGTCTCGCAGACGCTGACGAGTACCGAGGCGACCCTCTCGCTTGCCGCGTTCGTCGTCGGCTACGTCGCCCTCTTCGGCGGCTTCCTCTACGTGTTCCGGCGGTTCATCCAGATGGAACTCGACCGCATCGGCGTCGACCCGGACGAACGCGAGTCCGACCAGCCGCCGATCACCGGGGTGTTCACCGATGACGACTAACCCACTGTTCATCCCCGTCGACACCTACCTCGTCGACTCGCTTCCCGAGGTGTGGTTCGGCGTCCTCATGTTCGCACTCGCGATGTACGTCGCTCTCGACGGGCTCGACTTCGGCATCGGGATGTTGCTCCCGACTCGAGAGAGCGAAGACGAGCGGGAGATCCTCCTCGAGGCGTTCGGACCGATCTGGGACGCCAACGAGGTGTGGCTCGTCGCCTTCGGGACGATCCTGCTCGCCGCGTTTCCGCCGGTGTACTCGGCGCTGCTCAGCCAGAACTACCTGCTCGTGATCGCGATCCTCTTCGTGCTGATCCTCCGTGGTATCGCGCCCGAACTTCGCGAACAGCAAGACGATCGGACCTGGAAGCGTCGGTGGGACCAGGCGTTCTTCGCCGGAAGTCTACTCACGCCGTTCCTGCTCGGCGTGCTCGTCGGCACCTGGGTCTTCGGGGCGGGCGCGCTGTCGCTACCGAGCCTGTTCGTCGGTCTCACGGTCGTCACGCTCTCGCTTTTCGCCGGCGCGGTCTTCCTGGCGCTCAAGACCACGGGATCGCTCAGAGACGAGATGGCCCGGTACGGTCGACTGGCGGCCGGTGGCTACCTCGTGGCCGTCGTCGCGGTGCTCGCCACCGCGTTCGCGACGAACCCCCACGGCGTCCGATCGACGATCCTCTCGGGACCCGTCGCAGCGATCGTCGTCACGTCGATCGTGCTCGTCGCCGCCGGCGTCGTGTTCTCGCTCCGGGGACGGGACCGGGCGTGGTTCCTCTCGACGACCACCGTCGCGTTCCTGCTCGTGGCCTTCGTCGGCTACCTCCTGTATCCGGTCGTGTACCCGACGACGGGACTGACGCTCCGCCAGGCGATCGTCTCGCCGCTCGCGCTCAACGTCACGACGGTGCTCGGACTCCCCGTACTCGTGGTCGTCCTGCTGTACTTCCGGTATCTCTACTCCGTCTTCGCCGGCCCGATCGAACAGGGCGACGGATACGGCACCGGTCACTAACGCGGTCCGTCAGGACCCGAGTGTGGACCCATTTTTCGCGACCCTGCCGTGAGCGTCATAACGATGGCTGTGAGTCTTTGCCGCCGCAACCGCGAACTATCTTGTGGTTGCGTCGGCAACCAGTTACAGCCACCATTATCAGACGACGCGCTCGTAGACGGCGAGCATCTCGTCTGCAGTTCGATCGATGCTCACCTCTCGTGCCGCTGCGCGGCCGTTCGACCGTTCGCCGCACTCGAGGACGTCCCGGAGGCCGGTGATCAACTCCTCGTCGCTCGAGGCGACGACGGAGGGCGAGACGCCGGCGAGCCGTTCGCGCACGTCGCCGACCTCGAGAGAGACGACAGGGAGGTTGCAGGCGAGGGCTTCTTTCACCGAGTTAGGCGACCCCTCGCTGTGGGAGGTGAGCAACAGCGCGTCGGCGGCGTTCATGTACGTCGGGACCTCGTCGTGGGCGACGCCGTAGACCGTCTGGAGCCGAACGGGACGCTCGAGAAGGTCGTCGACGACGTCGACGACGCGACGCGCCCGCGGGTGGTTCTTGAGTTCTCGTGCCGGCGAGTACGGAAACAGGACGTGGTACTCGTCGGGCGACCAGCCGACCGCCGCCCGCGCGTCGGCCTGTGGTTGCGGTTCGAACCGATCCAGATCGACCCCGTCGGGGATGACCTCGCAATCGCGTCCGAGCACGTCGCGCATCTCCTCGGACATGACGACCACCTCGTCACAGAACGGGGCACACGCGCGGCTGATCGGTTCGATCGTGCCGTGTAAGTCCGACCCCCACAGCGAGAGGACGACCGGGAGACGAATCTGTGCCAGCGCCATCGGCGCGGTCAGGCCGTAGTGGGCGTGGACGAGGTCGTATCCGTTGCGCGCTTCGTCGAAGACGTCCGGGAAGAATCGCAGATAGTCGACGACGCTCCGTGACGTGTCGGCAGCGACGTCGCCAGGGACCGGCAGCGTCGAGAACGACACGCCGTGTCGCTCGAGTGCAGCCATCTGCTGGTTCATAAACGGCGCGTCGGCGTTCGTCGTGAGGGTGAGGACGTCCATCCGGTGAGCAGAGTACGGCCGACTCGAGGCTTTGTTAACCGTCTCTTTCAGATTGGGACGGGCCACGAAGCGAACCCATCTCCGGTGGTCGGATACGCAGCCGATCGCAGGTCTCCCAGCGAGCGCGATCCGTCGGATCGCGTCCCCGAGCGGTCGCCGTCGCACTCGTCCAGTTCGCCGGGAAGTATGGTGTTCTTTCGGCGCCCTCGTTTGGGATTCGATAACGGATACTTATACCCTATTCCTCATTAGTCACGAAATGCTTATAATACTACTCGAGAATTGGTTTCTATCGAATCTATGGGTCTCACTGACTTTCTCTCGGACCTGCTCGCGGGGACGGACTCGCAAGCACCCGTCTCCAGTCTCTCGGCTGGCGACGGGTCGGCCGTGATCGTCTACGAGTGTCGCCACTGCGGAACGACGGTCGGTTCCGAGACTGCGTGCTGTCCGTCCTGCCAGTCGGAGAACATCGTCGAGTACGCGATCGAGTGACGCGATCCAGCTTCGAGCGTCGCGTCGAACGAAAGAAAACTTTTACTGCCCCGACGAACGCCCGGTCATGGACATCCGGCTCGACGAAGTGAACCGGCGCATCATCCACGCGCTGATGCAGGACGCCCGGGACACGTCTGCCCCGATGATCGCCGACGAGGTCGGCGTCTCGCCAGCGACGATTCGAAATCGGATCCGACAACTCGAGGACGCGAACGTCATCAGGGGCTACCACGCGAACGTCGACTTCGAGCGCGCGGACGGGAGGCTGACGAACCTGTACGTCTGCAACGCGCCCGTCGAGGACCGGGAACGACTCGCCCAGCAGGTCCGGGTCATCCCGGGTGTCGTCAACGTTCGGGAGTTGATGACCGGCCGGCGCAACCTCCACGTGCTCGCCGTCGGTGAGGACACCGGCGACCTCCGACACATCGCTCGAGAGATCGCCAAACTGGGAATCGACATCGAAGACGAAGACCTCGTCCAGTCGGAACACTTCCAGCCCTACCGGCCGTTCGGGCCGGACGACGACGAACCGACGGCGCTCTCGGAGTTCATCAGCCTCTCCGGCGGTGCCGAAGTCCTCGAGGTCACGGTCCCTGCGGACGCACCCATCGCCGGGCTGACGCTCGAGGAGGCCAGTAGACGAGAGGTCCTCGAGGACGAACTGCTGGTCGTCGCGATCGAACGCGACGACACGGTCATCACGCCACGCGGCGGGACCGAGATCCGTCCCGACGACCTCCTGACGATCCTCTCGCGTGGCGGCGTCACCGACGAGACGCTCGAAGCGTTCGAGGCCTGATCGCCCGCCGACGGGAACCCGGTCCCCGGTCGTACCGCTGTCAGAGGTAGCCGAGATCCTCGAGTCGCTCGGTCACCGCTCCGTCGTCGACCGTGGGCTCTGTCACACCAGTCCCGTACGCGATATCGCCGTAGTCGACTCGACGCGCCGGACCGGCGAGGAGTCCGTCGGGGACCGATCCCGTCATCCGGGACGGAACTGGCCGGTCGAGCAGCGCCATCGCGATCGGTGCGACGTCGGGAAGCGAGAGCCGGCCGACGTCGGCCGACGCTTCGAACCCAGGTCCGGCACCGACGAACACCCCGTCGAGTTTGTGGTCGTGCGCGTCGACGGGGACGAACCGCTGCCCGTAGAGTGCCGTCGAGACCGTGTGATCCATGCCGGCAGGGAGAAACAGGACGTCGGGCGCATCGTCGAGGAACGGTCCGTCGAACAGCCGCTCGCGACGACAGACGTAGTCGAACGCCGGTTCGCCGTCGGGCGTCTCGAGTCCGGAAAGAATCTCGACGAGTTCGTCGCGGACCGTCTCGTACTCTGACGGCGACACGACGCCGTCGGGTTCGCGACCCTCGAGATTGATGCGGACGCCCATGCGCGTCTCGTCGGGACAGTACGCACGGGAGCGCCGCCAGTCGACGGTCTCTCCTGCGGCGCGTTGCATCGACTCCGGGACGAGTCGAACGAGCGCGGACTCGAGGCCGAGTCGCTTCGCGGCCGCGTAGACGTCGCTCGGTTCGACGCCGAGTCCCGTCGCGACGCGCTGTCCGGCGAGCAGCGTTCGCTCGAGTGTCCCAGTCTCGTCGCGGTCCTCCTCGGTCGTTCCCAGCAGGGACTTCTTCTCGGACCCGAGCGACAGCCGGTCGCCCTCCGCCGTCGTCTCGACGAAGCCGTGTTCCGCCAGCACCTCGTTGACGTGGATCTGGTAGCCGTCGAGTCGGCCGATGCCGTGGTCGGAACAGACGACGACGTTCGTCGCCTCGTCGACCGACTGGAGGACGTCGCCGAGGAGTCGGTCGGCGGCCTCGTAGATCGCGCGGAACCGACGCTCGTCGTCGAAGTTGTGAAACACCGCGTCGGTCTTCTGTACCTGGAGGAGGGCGAACTCCCACTCGTGGTTCTCGAGTAACGCCACGGCGGCCCCGCGGCGTTGCTCGATCAACTCGAGGTAGCCCGCGAACTTCTCGTCGGGATCGTCGCTGATCTCGCCGCGTGAGTAGATCGTGTACGTCTCGCCGAGTTCGTCGGAGAGTTCGTCGCGGATTCCCTCGGGCTGTCCCGACTCGTCTTCGGCGGCCAGATAACCGGGGACGAGGACGCCGTCGATCGGCTCCGCTGGATGGGTCACCGGGACGTTCAGCACGACCGACGGCACGCCGTCGTCGGAGAGGTAGTTCCAGAGTGCGGGTCGGTGGACGTCGGCGCGCGAGACGAGGTGACCGTCGTCGGGATAGCCGTCGTAGTCGAAGAAGCCGTAGACGCCGTGGTGACTCGGGTCGGTTCCGGTGTACATCGACGGCCAGGCGCTCCCGGTCCAGGGCGGGTGCGTCGACTCAAGCGGAGCCTCGACGCCCCGCTCGCGAAGCGCGGTGAAGTTCGGCAGCGACGAGGAGAACCGCTCGAGGTACCGCCAGTCGAGCGCGTCGAATCCGAGGACGACGGTCTTCATCGGAACTCCTCCGACCGCGGTAGGCGGCTATTGTTGCGCGATAACGACCGCCATCCGAGAGTCCGATGACTCGTGGCGTACATCACGGCAGTGTGAGCACGGTATCGCTCTTTGTTATGCTGACAGAACAGCCGCGTCACGCGAGCGTTTTCGGTCGCAGCGAGCGGATTTGACGCCATCGACGGGGACCTGCCGTCAACTGTACGTATCGCGACAGTATTCGGCGAGTACACGTCGAACGCGTGCGACGGAGTCGAGAACGCTATCGGTTACGACGAGGGATCGAACGCTTCGACCGGCCGTCTCCCGTCGGTCAGTCGCCCCGCTCGCCACCGTCCGTTCTCCCGAGCGAGGCGCGGCGTTCGGTTCGACCCTCGTCCTCGAGGACGACCGGCCGGTTCCCTCGCGAACCGCCGAGGGTCCGCACGCGGTGGTTCGTGTCCTCGAGTTCGAGCGCGTCTCGTCCGTCGAGGACGACCGTCGGTTCCATGGCGGTCCAGTCGATCGCCTCGAACTCCTCGTGGGGCGTGACGAGGACGACGGCGTCGAACGTCTCGTCGGCGACGTCGTCGACCTCGACCGGTCGCGCGTCGTACGTCGCCGGATCGACGATCGGGTCGGTCGCGGCGACGTCGGCCCCGAACTCGTGCAGGCGGTCGACGACCTCGAGTGCGGGGGACGCTCGCGTCTCCTCGACGCCAGGGCGGTAAGTGAGGCCGAGCACGAGCACCGACGCGTCCTCGAGGTCGACGCCGGCGTCGGCGAGTTCGTCCGCCAGGATCGCGACGGTGTACGCAGGCATCTCCTCGTTGATTCGCCGGGACGTCCGCGTGAGCGTCAACTGCTCGTCGGTCCGTGCGAACAGGAAGTAGGGGTAGTACGGGATGCAGTGTCCACCGACGCCCGGCCCCGGGTCGTGGATGTCACAGAACGGGCTCTCGTTCGCCGTGGCGATCGCCTCCCGGATCGAAATCGAGAGATCGTCGGCCATCCGCGCGAGCTCGTTCGCCAGCGCGATGTTGACGTCGCGGTAGATCCCCTCGAACACTTTCACTGCCTCCGCGGTCGTCGCGTCCGAGACAAGGTGCACGTCGTTGTGCGTGAGTTCGTCGTAGAGCACCGCCGCGGCGCGCGTACTCTCGTCGTCGATGCCGCCGACGACCTTCGGGTACGCGCCGCGGATGTCCTGCAGGGCTCTCCCGGAGGCCGTCCGTTCGGGGCAGAACGCGAGTCCGAACTCGCCGCGCTCGAGGCCGCTTTCCTCCTCGAGTGTGGGCAAGACGACCTCGTGGCAGGTCCCCGGCGGCATCGTCGATTCGACGACGACGAGGTCGCCGGGTGCGAGTCCCGTCGCGACGTCTCGGGTGACGGCCTCGACCGTCGAGAGGTCCGGTTCGCCGTCGGACAGTAGCGTTGGGACGATGACGACGTGGACGCTCGCGTCGACAGCGGCCGACTGGCCCTCCGCCGTCGCCCGGAGCCGGCCCTCGCTCACCTGCCGTGCGACCAGTTCGGGGAGTCCCGGCTCGCCGGTGATGTGACACTCCCCGGCGTTAACTTCCTGGACGACCGACGGATCGACGTCGACGCCGATTACGTTCCCCGTAACCTCGGCGTAGACGGCCGCGAGCGGCAGTCCCATCTTCCCGAGTCCGTAGACGGCGACCGGGACGTCGCCCGACCTGATCGCCACTCGCTGGCGCTTCTCCGTGGCGGCCGTCCCGTAGAGGGTCGTCACCGATCCGCCAGCGGTCGTCATCGAGCCTGCACCTCGATTCCGTCGGCACTCGAGACGAGGCGATCGATCGTCTCGATCGTCTCGAGCGCGCGGAGTCCGTCTTCGGCGGTGACTTCGGGCGTCGCTCCCGTCCGCACCGCGCGGACGAACGACTCGAGCTCCCGGCGCAACGGCTCGCCGTTCTCGACGCGAGGCCGTTCGATGACGCTCTCGTGTCGGTACCGATTCCGGCCGTCCTCGGTGACGTACTCCGGCAGCGAGTTACGGTGGATGAGCACCGACTGCTCGAGGTAGTCGACCTCGACGAGACACTCGCGAGCGGTGACGGTGAGCCGGCGAACCTTCTTCTGGGTGACTCGACTCGCGGTCAGCGAGGCGATCACGCCGTCGGGGTACTCCATCTTGGCCGCCGCGTACCCGCCGTTTTCCGCCCCCATCGCGGCGACGTTGACCGGATCGGCGTCGAGTAACGATCGAACGACGTCGACGTCGTGGATCATCAGGTCGAAGACGACGCCGTCGACCCCCGCTCGATCGATCGGCGGACCGAGCCGTTCGGCCTCGATCGCGATCACGTCGAGGTCGTCGATCACCGACTCGAGCGTCTTCACTGCGGGATTGAACCGTTCGATGTGGCCGACCTGGAGGACGATTCCTGCGTCCCGGGCGCGATTCGCCATGTTTCGGGCGTTCGCGACGGTGTCGGCGATCGGCTTCTCGACGAGAACGTGAACACCTGCGTCGATGCACTCGGAGACGATCTCGTGGTGGGCGCTCGTCGGTGCGGCGATGGAGACGACGTCACACACCGAAAGCAACTCGTCGAACGACCGCGCCGTCGTCCCGTACGCGTCGGCGACTCGCCTGGCCTGCGACTCGTCGAGGTCGGTGACGCCGACCAGGTCGACGTCCTGGAGCTCGCTGTACACCCGGACGTGGTTTTCACCCATCGAGCCGACGCCAACGACGCCAGCGCGGAGGGGTGCCGATTCAGTCGCTGTCGAGTTAGGGAGAGTCATGATCGTAGTGGTCGAACACCGCCGAGGCGACCGTCCGTCGGTCGTCGGCGGTGAGGTTCGGATGGACGGGCAACGAGAGCACTTCCTCGGCGGCACGCTCCGCCCGCGGCAGATCGGCGGCGGCCGCGCTCACGGTCTCGTAGGCGGGCTGTCGATGGATCGGCGTCGGGTAGTAGATTCCCGTGCCGACGTTCCGCGCCGAGAGCGACTGCTCGAGTGCGTCACGGTCCTCGGCGCGGATCGTATACTGGTGGTAAACGTGACGATAGCCGTCGGGAACTCGCTGGGTCTCGATCGGCAGGTCGGCGAACTGCTCGTCGTAGAACGCGGCGTTCTCCCGCCTGGCCTCGTTGAACTCGGGCAATCGTGCGAGCTGCGTCCGACCGACCGCCGCGGCGAGACTCGTCATTCGGTGGTTGTGGCCGAGGGTGGCGTGTTCGTAGCCGCCGTCGCCGTCGGCCGTCCGACCGTGGTTGACGTAGCTCGCCGCACGGCGGGCGACGTCGTCTCGATCGGTGGTGATCATGCCACCTTCGCCGGTCGTCATGTTCTTCGTCGGGTAAAACGAGAA
Protein-coding sequences here:
- a CDS encoding DegT/DnrJ/EryC1/StrS family aminotransferase, with the protein product MTDVPIADPEVGNDAHDRVVSVLESGHLADGPEVRAFEDEFAAYCGTEHAVATSNGTTALQTALEALGVEDGDAVITSSFSFVASANAIRLAGGTPVFADVDSDTFTLDPDAVASLVARRDDVVGLLPVHLYGLPAPMDELREIAADHDLFVLEDACQAHGAAIGGDRVGSLGDAACFSFYPTKNMTTGEGGMITTDRDDVARRAASYVNHGRTADGDGGYEHATLGHNHRMTSLAAAVGRTQLARLPEFNEARRENAAFYDEQFADLPIETQRVPDGYRHVYHQYTIRAEDRDALEQSLSARNVGTGIYYPTPIHRQPAYETVSAAAADLPRAERAAEEVLSLPVHPNLTADDRRTVASAVFDHYDHDSP
- a CDS encoding Gfo/Idh/MocA family protein, producing MTLPNSTATESAPLRAGVVGVGSMGENHVRVYSELQDVDLVGVTDLDESQARRVADAYGTTARSFDELLSVCDVVSIAAPTSAHHEIVSECIDAGVHVLVEKPIADTVANARNMANRARDAGIVLQVGHIERFNPAVKTLESVIDDLDVIAIEAERLGPPIDRAGVDGVVFDLMIHDVDVVRSLLDADPVNVAAMGAENGGYAAAKMEYPDGVIASLTASRVTQKKVRRLTVTARECLVEVDYLEQSVLIHRNSLPEYVTEDGRNRYRHESVIERPRVENGEPLRRELESFVRAVRTGATPEVTAEDGLRALETIETIDRLVSSADGIEVQAR
- a CDS encoding nucleotide sugar dehydrogenase; translation: MTTAGGSVTTLYGTAATEKRQRVAIRSGDVPVAVYGLGKMGLPLAAVYAEVTGNVIGVDVDPSVVQEVNAGECHITGEPGLPELVARQVSEGRLRATAEGQSAAVDASVHVVIVPTLLSDGEPDLSTVEAVTRDVATGLAPGDLVVVESTMPPGTCHEVVLPTLEEESGLERGEFGLAFCPERTASGRALQDIRGAYPKVVGGIDDESTRAAAVLYDELTHNDVHLVSDATTAEAVKVFEGIYRDVNIALANELARMADDLSISIREAIATANESPFCDIHDPGPGVGGHCIPYYPYFLFARTDEQLTLTRTSRRINEEMPAYTVAILADELADAGVDLEDASVLVLGLTYRPGVEETRASPALEVVDRLHEFGADVAATDPIVDPATYDARPVEVDDVADETFDAVVLVTPHEEFEAIDWTAMEPTVVLDGRDALELEDTNHRVRTLGGSRGNRPVVLEDEGRTERRASLGRTDGGERGD